DNA from Luteolibacter flavescens:
TGGCATTCCTCGTCGGTCCCGCGCACCCGTGGAGCGATGGCGAGGAACCCTCCGCCGAGGCCATGGCAGGCATGCAGTACCTGCTCCACGCGCGAACCGCGGAGACCGGACCGATGGTGGCGGACTACTTCTGGAAACTCCGCGTGAAGCCTCGCGATCCCGTGGTGGTGGGAGACATGGGCTCGCTCTCCGCCCTGCTGCGGACCGGCCATGGCGTGGGCATCGCCGCACCTTGGGTGGCGCGGCGGGAGCTCGACGCGGGCAGGCTGGTGCAGGTGAAAGTGCCGGGCGCACCCATCGAGCGGCGCTGGGGAATCTACACCACCGACTACCGCGAGCCGAGCGCGGTGGAGCAGGTCTTCATCGAGCTCGCCACCTTTGCGGCAAAGCTGCTCGGGTAGATGTGCGGGCAGCGTGCTTTGGCAATTTCTCAGCCTCTCCACACCCGGAAGACCGCCCGTCACCCTTTAGAGCATTTCACTCTGAATTGTAGCCACCGCGCGTGGAAGAGAGAGAGGAAGATCGAACCGCGAAAAACGCGAAATCCCGCGAAATTTTCTTAATTGGGATTTTCTTCCTGCCTTTAGATTTCGCGCTTTTTCGCGTCCTTTCGCGGTGAACTGAAGGCCTCAATCCCTTGAGAGAGCCGACCCCAATCATCCCGCACAAGCGGCTACGACTTTGTGTGAAATGCTTTACCCGCGGATCGCATACGTCTCCGCAGGCGCCACGTCCCAGACGAGGTGCTTCAGCGAAAATCTCAACAGCCCGCGTCCATAACGGCTGCGCGTGGCCACGCCGGAGAGCAGGCGGGTGATCTGCTTCGTCAGGTGGCGCTCCATCAGGCGCGGCAGCGCGGCCTCGCCATACTTCTCGGAGAGCTGCGCGCCCGCGGAGTGCAGCGCATACATGCGGCCGTCGTAGAAGTACTCGATGAGCTCCGCCCACGCCTCATGCCAATCGAGCATTTCCTCGAAGACCTTGTCGAATGCCCGCGAGAGCTTCGCCGGCTGGTCGAGGATGCCAGCTCCCTGCGAAAACGCATGCTGGTCGATGAGGTCCGCCGAATGCATCGCCATGAAGAGCCCGGGCGAGAGCATGGGATCGACGAAGCCGAAGGCATCCCCCGTGGCCACCCAGCCGGGGCCGTGGCCGCGGTCCGAGATGAGCTGGTAATTCGTGTACGTCATCACCGGCGTCACGCGGCGGCGTCCCTGGCCTGCCTTGGCAAGCAGCGGCTCGGCATCGATGATGGATTCCAGGCGCTCCTCGGGATTGTCCCCGTGGCCCTTCAGGCAGGACTTGTCCACCACCACGCCGACGGACAGGCGGCCGGGCAGCGGGATGCGCCAGCTCCAGCCGTGCTCCAGCGTGGTGATGACCACCTGGCCCTCCTGCATCGCCTCGACGTCGAAATTCTCGAAGTGCGCGAAGTAGGCCACGTCGTTGCGCTTCCCGCGCTTCGCTCCGATGCCGATGACCTTCGCGAAAGCACGCGCCCGGCCGGTGGAGTCCACCAGCAGCTTTGGATGTACGCCGCCCAGCTCCGGCACGGAGGCGAGGCACTCGGCGGTGAGCTGGATTTCCCGGCCATCCGTGCCCTGCTCCAGCGCGGCGCGGCCCTTTACAAAAGTCACGCCCAGCTCCTGCGCGCGGGTGCGGAGGAGATTGTCATACTCGGGCCGCGGGATGTTGTACGCGTAGTTCGGCATCCCCTTGATCGCCTTTTGCGGGAAGAAGAAATCGAGGCGGCTGCTGTCGCGGGAAATGAAGCCGACGCCGGGCTTGAACTGGGAGAATTCCTTCACCCGGTCCTCGATGCCGAGGCGTCGCATCAGCTTCACCACGCGCGGCAGCAGGGACTCGCCGACGAGCAGCTCCGGGCGCTTGTCATCGTCGAATACGAGGGTGCGGATGCCCCGCTGGGCAAGCAGGGCCGCCAGGGTGCAGCCGGCCGGTCCGCCGCCGACGATCGCCACTTCGATCTTTCCGTTCACGCCCCCTGATTATCCTTCCCGGGGCCGACGTGCAACGCCCTCTTTCCGCTTCCCGCGCGGGGGATTCCCGGCTTTCCTCCCGGCCATGCGTAATGCCCCGTTAGGCGTCTTCGATTCCGGTGTCGGCGGGCTGACCGTCGTGCGCGCCTTGCAGCAACTCCTGCCCGCCGAGGACATCGTGTATCTCGGCGATACGGCGCGCCTGCCCTATGGATCGAAGAGCCCGGAGACGATCCGGCAATTCTCGCATGAGGACGTCCGCTTCCTGCTCGACCGCGGGGTGAAGACCGTGGTGGTCGCCTGCAATACGGCCACCGCCCACGCGCTGCCCTCGCTGCAGGAGCGGTATCAGGTGCCCGTCATCGGCGTCATCGAGCCCGGGGTGGAAGCGGTCCTCGCAGACGAGGGCGCGCAACGCATCGGCATCATCGCCACGCGCGGCACCGTGCGCTCGCACGCGTATCAGCACGCGCTCGCGCTGCGCCGCACCGGGCTGATCATCCACGCCACGCCCGCGCCGCTGCTGGTGCCGCTGGTGGAAGAGGATTGGCTGGACCACCCCGCGACCCACGCCGCGCTGCACACGTATCTCGACCCGATGCTCGACCGCGGCATCGACACGCTGATGCTGGCCTGCACGCACTACCCGCTGCTCATTCCCGTGCTAAAGAAATTCCTGCCGGACAGCGTGCGCCTCGTGGACTCCGCCACGACGTGCGCGGAGCTGGTGAAGTCCCGCCTGACCGAGCTCGACCTCCTCACGGAAAAGCCGGACACCGAAACCGGCAGCCTGCAGATCCACCTCACGGACCTCTCGGATCAATTCGAGGATCTCTCGCGGCGCTTCCTTTCCCGGTCGCCGGGGAAGATCCAGCGGGTGAGTTTGTGATTGGGGTTATCGTCGATAGGTCATCGGTCATCGATTCTTCGGCACAACGCGGAGCGCGAGAAGCTCGGCGCAGCCGGGAGCGCTGGCTTCAGCCGGCTTGGACGGTCGTGCGAAGTAAGGGTAAAAGCTGCTTTCACCTGAAGCCCCTGGGAGCGCGTGCCACCGGCTCGCTTGGACGGTCATGCGAACCCAAGGAAAAAGCTGCTCCCATCTAAAGCCCTCCAAGAAGCCACGCTCCACAGGTTACTTCGCCGAACTTTCCAAGCGGGCCAGTGGCCACGCGCTCCCAGCGGGGCACCCGGTGAAAGGCGGCTTTGAGGGTTGCTTCGCCAGTCATCAGACCGGCCCGAGGCACTTCTCCATGCCGACGAAAACCCTGCGCCATCGTGGTCCGCATCGCTCCAAGTGCGGCCGCCGGTCCGGGGAAGCTATCGGTGATGCCCGCTTTCACCCGCGTCCCTCCACAGGGCCAACGGCCCGGCCATCCCTCAGCCCCGGCCATCGGCCGGGGTTGGGCAATGCCCCGGATCGGCGGCCTGAAGGGCTGCGATATCGGGGGATGAACGCCGCCACGAACGAGCGCTGTTTCCGCCCTCGCAGTCCGCAGGAAGATCCGCAGGAAAGCGCAACCTTTCACGCCTGCCCGCCTCATCGCATCCCGGTGAGAGAAACCTTCCACGTATCGCTGCCCTTCAGGCCGCCGGAATCTCCTGCACGACATACCCCGGCCGATGGCCGGGGCTGAGGAATGGCCGGGCCCTTGGCCCTGTGGAAGAGGATCGGAGCTTGCGGGCGATTTCTCCCCGCCACACGCGGCCATCCGCCGGGGACCGCTCGGGCCGGTCTAATGACCGGCGCTCCCAGGGTTGGCACCCGGTGCCGGCGTGGCTTTGAAGGTGCGTTCGCCGGACTTTCCAAGCGGACCAGTGGCCACGCGCTCTCAGGGCGGCCCTTGGTGTGAAGTGGCTTTGAAGGCGCGTTCGCCCGCCCATCCAAGCCGGCTGAAGCCAGCGCTCCGCCTGCGGCACCTCGGGCGATGAGAGCAAGTTGCGCGGCAGCGGAATGCGTGCTCATGTGACACGCCATGACCATGAAAACCGCGTTGCCCTATCTCGCCATGATCTGTCTTGCCGCGCCTGCGATGGCGGAGCCGGGGGAGCGGGTAACGGAGATCCGGAAATGGTATGAGACGGTCCAGAAGGCGAAGCACACCGCCGAGCGGAAGATCGCCTTCGAGGCATCCAGCGAGCCGATGAGCGGCGACGTCGTCCTGCGCGACTACGACGACGGCTGGAAAACCGTCACCGCCTCCTACGGCGCAGGCGACCACGCCGTCATCGACGAGCACTACTACTACAAGAACGGGAAGCTCTTCTTTGCCTACGTCATCACGACCTACTGGCAATTCCACCCCGACTCCACGGACGAGAAGCCGAAGACCATCGATACCCGCACCGAGGACCGCTACTACTACGATGACAAGGGCGAGACCTGCGTCCGCCGCCTCACGCGCAGCGCCACCACCGAAGCGGGCGGGAAGCTCACCGAGGCCGTGGGGAAGAAAGAGCAGAAGGAAATCGACCCCGGCGACGAGGCAAAGGACCACCGGAAGGAGGCCCTCAAGCTCCTGGAGGCAAAGAAATCCGCCGACGTGCTGGCGGCCTACGGGGTGGAGTAAGGCGCTCTGGATCAAGGTCTGCACCGAATTCCGAAGACAACCCCGGGCAACCGCGGCGCGAAATTTTCCCTCGACGGGTGAAAATATACGATTAGGTAGGAAATAGGCACGGGCTTTCGGCCGGGCCTTTTCCTTAAAATCCGAACCCTACCGAATCATGCACATCACGACCTTGCATCCCGACCTGCGCAAGAACCTGAGGAATCTCCTCCAAGGTTACGTCGAGCATTGCGAATTCTCCGAGCACCTCACGGGCAGGATCGATTTTCCCCTCTACTACCTCGGCTTCAAATACGGCGCGCCCGTCTTCACCCACGTGGGCCCCGGGCACGACCGGGAGGACCGCCCGGTGGTCGGCTTCGTCGGGTGGAATACCCCGACCTCGCAGCTCGCCTCGCAGGTGCTGCTCCAGTTCATCGAGATCCTGACGCAGCACCCCCGCGTGGCGGGAAATGCGATCCTGCGCCTGCTCCCGGTGGCAAATCCCGTGGCGCTGGAGCTGGATGAAGACGCGCCGGACCTGCAGGACTGGGACTTGCTGGGCCACCTCGCCGAGCAATTCAAGAACCAGGCGTCCCACGGGCTCATCGAGGTCCATGCCGCGGACGTGCAGAGCTTCACCGTCGCCGGGGAGATCCCGCCGACACTCCATCAGGCGATCAAGTCCGTGGGCGTGACCATCCCCGCGCTGCGCGGCCGCATCGCCGTGCCAACCGCACTGCAGGTGAAGCCGGTGCACCCGGAGGAGCGCTGGCAGCTCCGCCTGCTGGTGCCCTCCGGCTGGGATGACCCGCGGTCGATCCACGCGGTGGCGCGCTTCCTCGTCCGCGTGCTCCACGCGCAGACACGTCTCAGCCGCCAGCTCGGCAGCAAGGTGGCCGCCTGTCAGAAGATTTCTTGAGCTGTGGAACGGATGGCTGCCGGTCGTCTCCCACCAGGAGGCGGCCGGCAGTTTTTTCACGAAATACTCTACCATTCTAACTGCTTTACCCAACCCCTTTCCACCCACGTCCCATCATGAGCGCGAGCCAGACCCAGACCCCCGTGGCCGTCATCGGCGGCGGCTTCAGCGGCACCTTCACCGCCATCCACCTCGCGCTGCGCCTGCCGGACCGGCCGGTGATCCTCTTCGAGGAAAGCCCCGAGGCTGGGCCCGGTCTCGCGTATCGCCGGGACGACGCGCACGCCGTGCTGAATATCCCCGCGCGCCGCATGAGCGCGTATCAGGACGAGCCGGACCATTTCTTCAAGTTCGCCCGCCGCGTGCTCGGCGAGCAGATCACACCGGACGACTTCCTTCCGCGCCGCATCTACGGCGACTACATCAAGCACTGCCTGGAAGAAGCGCGGAAGAACTGTAGCAACCTGCGCGTCGATCACCGCGCAGTCATCGACGTGCAGACAAATCCCGGCAGCAGCGTCGCCGTGCTGACGCTGAAGGACCAGACCGCGCTGATGTGCTCCCGCGTGGTGCTCGCCACCGGGAACCAGGGCTCGGCCTTCTCCAGCTCGCTCTGGGCGCAGCACACGCTGCCCGCGCGGAAGACCTCCACCTTTGACCAGGTGAAGCCCGGCGAGACCGTCCTCGTCATCGGCACCGGTCTCACGATGATCGATGCCGTGCTGGAGCTGGAACGCCGCGGCACCCCCGCCGCCATCCACGCGATCTCTCGCAATGGCCTGCTGCCGCGCCCCTACCAGGCCGCGTCCCGCGTGGCACCGCCGGAACTGGACGAGCTGCCGGATTCCGACCTGCCGCGCAGCCTCCGTCTCTTCCGCCAGGCCGTCACCCGCCACACCTCCGAGGGCGGGGATTGGCGCGATGTCTTCGCCGCGCTGCGCCCGGCCACGCCGTCGCTGTGGCAGGAGATGTCCTCGCGCGACCGGCGGAAGTTCCTCCGCTTCATCAGCCCCTTCTGGGAAGTGCACCGCCACCAGTGCGCGCCCGAGACCTTCCACAAATTCCAGACCCTCATCGACGAGGGGAAGCTGGACCTGAAGCGCGGCACCATCGTCTCCGTGGAAAACCGCGACGGCCGCCTGCGCCTCGGCCTCGCCCCGCGGAATCGCGCCGCCGTCACCCGCTGGCTGGATGCCGACCACATCATCGACGCCACCGGCCCCGCGCGCGACATCACGACCATCCAGCACCCGCTCATCACGAATCTCCTCCGCCGCGGCTTCCTCGTGCCGGATGAATTCCGCCTCGGTGCGGAGATCCACCACGACTACCGCGCCGTCAGCCGCGATGGCTTCCCGCTGGAGTGGCTGTATGTCACCGGCCCCATGCTGCGGGCGCGCTACTTCGAAGCCACCGCCGTCCCCGAGCTCCGCCTCCACACCGCGGCGCTGGCGACCCGGCTGGCAAGCGAGCTGGAAAAGACCGCCCGAGTCCCCGCCGGAGTGTAAACAGCCCCTGGGAGCGCCGGTCATCAGACCGGCCCGAAGCAGTTCTCCATGCCGATGGAAACCCCGTGCCTCTGATCGGCGCAGCCGGGAGCGCTGGCTTCAGCCGGCTTGGACAGATCGGTGAAGCCACCAGTCCAGCACGACTCCCCGAGACGCTCACAAGAAAGCAGCTCTTACCCTTGCGTTCACACGACCATCCAAGCGCGCCCCCATCGTGGTCCGCATCGTGGTCCGCATCGTGGTCCGCATCGCTCCGCGTGCGGCGAAGCAGTGATCGCTGCGGGCTGCATCTGCCGCTCTTGGCGACGTCTCTGATGAAGGCAGGCTTTCTTCGCAGCTTCGTCGGACCGGCGGGCCGCACACACAGCGATGCGGACTACGATGGCGGCCCCCTGGGAGCGCGTGCCACTGGCTCGCTTGGACGGTCGTGGGAACGTAGGGTGAAAGCGGCTTTGATGGGAGGCCTTTGGGAAGGCGGGCTCTATGAGTGGCTTCGCCGAACTTTCCAAGCGAGCCGGTGGCACGCGCTCCCAGCGGGGCCTGCTTACGAAAAGCAGCTCCTACCCATACTTCGCCCACCCTCCAAGCCGGCCAAAGCCAGCACTCCCGGCTCCGCCGACCCATCCAACTCCCGCCCAACCAATCCGCAGTCCACAATCCCAAATCACTCCCTCCCCACCGCCGCGCGTCTCAGGCGGTCCATGATCGCCACGCCCAGGCCCGTCTCGCTCACCGGCTCCGCCACGATCGCGTCCAGCCCTTGCTCGTCCAGGTGCCGCATCACGTAGAAGAGCCGCACCGCCGCCTCGATCAGCTTGCCGCTGCCCGGGCTCAGCTCCTCCACCACTTCCCACTCGTGCAGATCGATGTAGCCCGCCTTCGGATCGCCGCGGTAGCTCAGCAGGCCGTACTTCTTCCCCGGCTCCGGCTTGAAGTCCTCCGGCTTCTCAAACATCAGCAGCGGCGTCAGCGGCGCATAGTGGCTCGCGAGCTGGCCCGGTGCCTCCGGATGCTCGGAGACCAAGCGCTTCTGGATCACCACCTTGCCAAATTTCTGCAGGTCCTCCTTCGTCACCGGGCCCGCCCGCAGCACATGGATCAGCGGGCGCTGCTCGCCCCGCGACTCGATCTTCACGATCGTGCTCTCCACGCCCTCGCTGCACGCACCGCCGTCGATGATCAGCGGGATGCGGCCGTCCAGTTCCTTCATCACCGCGCTCGCCGATGTCGGCGAAATGCGGCCAAACCGGTTCGCACTCGGCGCCGCGATCGGCCGGCCCAGCGCCTTGCCGATCTGGCGGAAAATCACGCTCCCGCTCTGCCGCACCGCCACCGTCGGCAGCCCGCTCGTCACGATGTCCGGCACCTTCGCCGACTTCGGCAGCACGATCGTCAGCGGCCCCGGCCAAAACGCCCCCGCCAGGCTCTTCACCACCGGCGCGATGTCCTCCGGCAGCTCCGCCACCTCCGGCAGCTCCTTCAGCGACGAGATGTGCACGATCAGCGGGTCAAATGCCGGCCGCTCCTTCGCGGCGAAGACCTTCGCCACCGCATCCGCATTGAAGGCATCCGCCGCCAGGCCATACACCGTCTCCGTGGGCACGGCCACGATTTCCCCGGCGGCGAGCAAGGCGGTGGCCTGGCTCACGGCGGTCTTCATGTCTTCTTCCTCGGCGGACAGGATGCGGGTCTCAATCTCGGGCACGGCGCGAGCTTGGCCACCCGTGGCGCGGCGGGCCAGCCCGGATTTAGCGCCCGTATTTACATTCGCAGGATTGGATCTTTCCGCGCCCCCGGGCCGCCGTTACGATCCCGCCATGCAACCCGCCGACGGACTTCCCAAGAACATCGTGCTCGTCGGCTTGATGGGCTGCGGGAAGACCACCGTGGGGCGAAAGCTCCAGACCATGCTCGGCTACCCCCTCGTGGATACCGACCACCTCATCGAGGAAAAGGCCCGCCTGACCATCACCGACATCTTTGCCCGCCGCGGCGAGCAGGCCTTCCGCGAGCTGGAGAGCGCCGTGCTGAATGAGCTCTCCGCCCCCGGCACCCCGCGCCGCATCATCGCCACCGGCGGCGGCATCGTCGGCCGCCGCGCGAACCGGCGGCTCCTCTCCCAGCTCGGCTACGTCGTCTGGCTGCAGGCCCCCGTGGACGTCATCCTCCAGCGCACCGCCCGCAATCGCGACCGCCCGCTCCTCCAGACCGCGAATCCGCGCGAAAGGATCGAAAAGCTCATCATAGAGCGCAGCCCGCTCTACCATGAGATCGCCGATCTCGAGCTGGAGACCGCCGGCCTCGAGACCGAGGAAATCGCCTGCGGCATCCTCGAGAGCGCCCGCTATCACTTCACCCGCTCCTGAGCGCGCTGCGCTCCTCGCCGCTCGCCCTTCATCATCCCCTCCCCGGCCATGAAAAAACCCCGCGCCCTCTCCCTCGCCGCCCTCCTCATCCTCCCCTGCCTTTCCACCGCTCCCGCCGCCGATGCCAAAGACCAGGACAAGGACCGGGACAAAGCCAAGGATGAGGTGAAAGGCGACGGCATCGTCACCGGGCTCCTCAAGGCCCGCACGGAAAAGCTGAAGCTCCAGCGTGTCGAGGCGGATGGCCGCACGATCTCCGCCGCACTCCTCATGTACCGGCTTCAGAGCGGAGACTTCCCCACCGAGAAGCAAGGCCTCAAGGCCCTCGTCGAAAAGCCCGACCTCGCCCCCTTCCCCCGACGCTGGGTCCGCATCATGGACAAGGTCCCCCAGGATGCCTGGGGCCGCGAGTATCGCCTCATCATCCGAGTAAAGGACGACAAGCCCATCCACCTCATCGTCAGCGACGGCCCGGACCTCGATGACCTCGCCGACGACATTGAAATGCCCGTCAAGGACCCCACGCTGAACCCTCCCCCCGAGGCCGACGCCAAAGCGGACGCCAAGCCAGACGCCAAGCCCGAAGCGGAAGCCAAGGAAAAGCCACAGGCAGAGGTAGAGCCAGAGGCAACACCCGCGCCCAAGTAGCCCCGCCCACCCTCGTAGCTGGGGCATCCTGCCCCAGTCCGTTGAAGGCGCGTCCCGCCCCTTCTCCCCGCCACATCTGTAGCGTAGCAGATCGACTTCGTCGTTCTGGCTTGGGGGCAGCCCGTATCTTGATATCCGAGTGGCGATTTTCCTTCACGCCTCGCACAGCCGAAACGACGCAGTCGTTTCGCTACGAATTCGTTTCGCCACCACTTGGACGTTTCGCCACGTGCCCGATCTCAATCCGGAAACACGATTGCCCTGTGGCCGTCGATGATGGTGCGGTCGTGGACGTGGTAGCGGATGCCCTTTGCCAGGGCGATGCGCTCGCAATTCCGGCCGAGGCGGACGAGGTCATTCGGCGCGTGGAAGTGCTGCACGCGCTCCACCTCCTGCTCGATGATGGGCCCGGCATCGAGGTCCGCGGTGACGTAGTGGCACGTCGCGCCGATGAGCTTCACGCCGCGCGCGTAGGCCTGCTGGTACGGATTCGCACCGATGAAGGCGGGCAGGAAGCTGTGGTGGATATTGATGAGCCGCCCCTGGAACTCGCGGCAAAAGTCATCCGGCAGGATCTGCATGAAGCGCGCGAGCACGGTGAGCTCCACCTTCTCCTCCTGCAGGATCTCGCGGATGCGGGTGAAGCCTGCGGCCTTTTCCCCGCCATCCATCCCGATGAGGTGGAAGGGGATGCCCGCGCGCTCGGCGATGCCGCGGCAGGCATCGCGATTCCCGATGATGCTGGTGATTTCCACCGGCAGCTCGCCGAT
Protein-coding regions in this window:
- the purU gene encoding formyltetrahydrofolate deformylase, with amino-acid sequence MARPGLILKLSCPDQPGIVAKIASYVAGHRGNLIEFAQFTDKLSLKFFARLEIETGELDVDPEDFIEGFGTLGRSMRAQWHFRRLPYKMRTAVLVTKTDHCLNEILWRAEIGELPVEITSIIGNRDACRGIAERAGIPFHLIGMDGGEKAAGFTRIREILQEEKVELTVLARFMQILPDDFCREFQGRLINIHHSFLPAFIGANPYQQAYARGVKLIGATCHYVTADLDAGPIIEQEVERVQHFHAPNDLVRLGRNCERIALAKGIRYHVHDRTIIDGHRAIVFPD
- the murI gene encoding glutamate racemase encodes the protein MRNAPLGVFDSGVGGLTVVRALQQLLPAEDIVYLGDTARLPYGSKSPETIRQFSHEDVRFLLDRGVKTVVVACNTATAHALPSLQERYQVPVIGVIEPGVEAVLADEGAQRIGIIATRGTVRSHAYQHALALRRTGLIIHATPAPLLVPLVEEDWLDHPATHAALHTYLDPMLDRGIDTLMLACTHYPLLIPVLKKFLPDSVRLVDSATTCAELVKSRLTELDLLTEKPDTETGSLQIHLTDLSDQFEDLSRRFLSRSPGKIQRVSL
- a CDS encoding NAD(P)/FAD-dependent oxidoreductase translates to MNGKIEVAIVGGGPAGCTLAALLAQRGIRTLVFDDDKRPELLVGESLLPRVVKLMRRLGIEDRVKEFSQFKPGVGFISRDSSRLDFFFPQKAIKGMPNYAYNIPRPEYDNLLRTRAQELGVTFVKGRAALEQGTDGREIQLTAECLASVPELGGVHPKLLVDSTGRARAFAKVIGIGAKRGKRNDVAYFAHFENFDVEAMQEGQVVITTLEHGWSWRIPLPGRLSVGVVVDKSCLKGHGDNPEERLESIIDAEPLLAKAGQGRRRVTPVMTYTNYQLISDRGHGPGWVATGDAFGFVDPMLSPGLFMAMHSADLIDQHAFSQGAGILDQPAKLSRAFDKVFEEMLDWHEAWAELIEYFYDGRMYALHSAGAQLSEKYGEAALPRLMERHLTKQITRLLSGVATRSRYGRGLLRFSLKHLVWDVAPAETYAIRG
- a CDS encoding L-threonylcarbamoyladenylate synthase — encoded protein: MPEIETRILSAEEEDMKTAVSQATALLAAGEIVAVPTETVYGLAADAFNADAVAKVFAAKERPAFDPLIVHISSLKELPEVAELPEDIAPVVKSLAGAFWPGPLTIVLPKSAKVPDIVTSGLPTVAVRQSGSVIFRQIGKALGRPIAAPSANRFGRISPTSASAVMKELDGRIPLIIDGGACSEGVESTIVKIESRGEQRPLIHVLRAGPVTKEDLQKFGKVVIQKRLVSEHPEAPGQLASHYAPLTPLLMFEKPEDFKPEPGKKYGLLSYRGDPKAGYIDLHEWEVVEELSPGSGKLIEAAVRLFYVMRHLDEQGLDAIVAEPVSETGLGVAIMDRLRRAAVGRE
- a CDS encoding type II secretion system protein GspG yields the protein MKKPRALSLAALLILPCLSTAPAADAKDQDKDRDKAKDEVKGDGIVTGLLKARTEKLKLQRVEADGRTISAALLMYRLQSGDFPTEKQGLKALVEKPDLAPFPRRWVRIMDKVPQDAWGREYRLIIRVKDDKPIHLIVSDGPDLDDLADDIEMPVKDPTLNPPPEADAKADAKPDAKPEAEAKEKPQAEVEPEATPAPK
- a CDS encoding substrate-binding domain-containing protein, with amino-acid sequence MERELDAMRGMKQRQIRIGAPYSLFECLLPAVVREFQDYFPDCEPVVVAGDSRELLPRLAAGDLDLAFGLRQASPDGKFFLPVFRDCMAFLVGPAHPWSDGEEPSAEAMAGMQYLLHARTAETGPMVADYFWKLRVKPRDPVVVGDMGSLSALLRTGHGVGIAAPWVARRELDAGRLVQVKVPGAPIERRWGIYTTDYREPSAVEQVFIELATFAAKLLG
- a CDS encoding shikimate kinase; this encodes MQPADGLPKNIVLVGLMGCGKTTVGRKLQTMLGYPLVDTDHLIEEKARLTITDIFARRGEQAFRELESAVLNELSAPGTPRRIIATGGGIVGRRANRRLLSQLGYVVWLQAPVDVILQRTARNRDRPLLQTANPRERIEKLIIERSPLYHEIADLELETAGLETEEIACGILESARYHFTRS
- a CDS encoding FAD/NAD(P)-binding protein, with the protein product MSASQTQTPVAVIGGGFSGTFTAIHLALRLPDRPVILFEESPEAGPGLAYRRDDAHAVLNIPARRMSAYQDEPDHFFKFARRVLGEQITPDDFLPRRIYGDYIKHCLEEARKNCSNLRVDHRAVIDVQTNPGSSVAVLTLKDQTALMCSRVVLATGNQGSAFSSSLWAQHTLPARKTSTFDQVKPGETVLVIGTGLTMIDAVLELERRGTPAAIHAISRNGLLPRPYQAASRVAPPELDELPDSDLPRSLRLFRQAVTRHTSEGGDWRDVFAALRPATPSLWQEMSSRDRRKFLRFISPFWEVHRHQCAPETFHKFQTLIDEGKLDLKRGTIVSVENRDGRLRLGLAPRNRAAVTRWLDADHIIDATGPARDITTIQHPLITNLLRRGFLVPDEFRLGAEIHHDYRAVSRDGFPLEWLYVTGPMLRARYFEATAVPELRLHTAALATRLASELEKTARVPAGV